One region of Eleutherodactylus coqui strain aEleCoq1 chromosome 5, aEleCoq1.hap1, whole genome shotgun sequence genomic DNA includes:
- the LOC136627328 gene encoding zinc finger protein 585A-like isoform X2, which translates to MEEWEYLEGHKDLYKEAMMETRQPFPSPDDGTGSSERHLISADCKAEDCGITQDTYEEPAIIPDISSALHSKDPSSDPLIQVPSSDSSQTDEQNRCHRRGEDHGAHTGEKAYSCSECGKCFAHKTHYLQHQEFHTGEKPFSCSECGKCFTWKSNLVNHQRTHRVEKPFSCSKCEKCFAAKSALVTHKRIHTGEKPFSCSECEKCFAAKSVLVIHKRIHTGEKPFSCSECRKCFAAKSVLLTHKRIHTGEKPFFCSECGKCFTMKKHLVKHQRIHTVEKPFSCSECGKCFAAKSALVKHRRTHTGEKTFGCSKCGKCYTEKSHLLQHQRIHTGEKPFSCSECGKCFAVKSALVTHKRIHTGEKPFSCSECGKYFAAKSDLGKHQRCFAHKIHFLRHQEFHTEGKPFSCSECEKCFAAKSDLVNDQRTHTGEKPFSCSKCEKCFAAKSALDTHQKSHTGEKPFSCSECRKCFTQKSGLVTHRRIHTGEKPFSCSECGKCFAAKSVLVTHQRTHTGEKPFGCSECGKCFIGKSALVKHKRIHTGEKPFSCSECGKYFAAKSDLGKHQRIHTGEKPFSCSECGKCFTMKNDLGKHQRIHTGEKPFSCSQCGKCFTMKNDLVKHQRTHTGEKPFECSQCGKCFREKSYLLRHQRIHTGEKPFSCSECGKYFTMKNDLVKHQRTHTGEKPFGCSQCGKCFREKSYLLRHQRIHTGEKPFSCSECGKYFAAKSDLGKHQRIHTGEKPFSCSECGKCFTMKNDLVKHQRTHTVEKPFGCSQCGKCFRAKSHLLQHQRIHTGEKPFSCSQCGKCFRAKSHLLQHQRIHTGEKPFSCSQCGKCFAMKKNLVTHQRTHTGEKPFGCSECGKCFTRKSCLLQHQKTHTGGKTSF; encoded by the coding sequence atgacggtaccgggagctcagagagacatctgatatctgcagattgtaaagcagaggattgcggtatcacacaagatacatatgaagaacctgccattatcccagatatctcctcagcccttcacagcaaagatccatcatctgatcctcttatacaggtcccatcttctgattcatcacagactgatgAGCAGAATAGATGTcacaggaggggagaagatcatggagctcacacaggggagaaggcatattcatgttcagaatgtgggaaatgttttgctcacAAAACACATTACCTGCAACATCAAgaatttcacacaggagagaagccattttcttgttcagaatgtgggaaatgttttacatggaaatcaaaccttgttaatcatcagagaactcacagagtagagaagccattttcatgttcaaaatgtgagaaatgttttgcagcaaaatcagcccttgttacacataaaagaattcacacaggagaaaagccattttcttgttcagaatgtgagaaatgttttgcagcgaaatcagtccttgttatacataagagaattcacacaggagaaaagccattttcttgttcagaatgtaggaaatgttttgcagcgaaATCAGTCCTTCttacacataagagaattcacacaggagaaaagccatttttttgttcagaatgtgggaaatgttttacaatgaaaaagCACCTTGTTAAACACCAGCGAATTCACACagtagagaagccattttcttgttcagaatgtgggaaatgttttgcagcgaaATCAGCCCTTGTTAAACACCGGCGAACTCATACTGGAGAGAAGACATTTGGatgttcaaaatgtgggaaatgttatacAGAGAAATCACATCTCTTgcaacatcaaagaattcacacaggagaaaagccattttcttgttcagaatgtgggaaatgttttgcagtgaaatcagcccttgttacacataaaagaattcacacaggagaaaagccattttcttgttcagaatgtgggaaatattttgcagcaaaatcagaCCTTGGCAAACACCAGAGATGTTTTGCTCACAAAATACATTTCCTGCGACATCAAGAATTTCACACAGAagggaagccattttcttgttcagaatgtgagaaatgttttgcagcgaaatcagaccttgttaatgatcagagaactcacacaggagagaagccattttcatgttcaaaatgtgagaaatgttttgcaGCGAAATCAGCCCTTGATACACACCAgaaaagtcacacaggagagaagccattttcttgttcagaatgtaggaaatgttttacacagaaatcaggcCTTGTTACACAtaggagaattcacacaggagagaagccattttcttgttcagaatgtgggaaatgttttgcagcgaaatcagtccttgttacaCACCAGCGAACTCAtactggagagaagccgtttggatgttcagaatgtgggaaatgttttataggaaaatcagcccttgttaaacataagagaattcacacaggagaaaagccattttcttgttcagaatgtgggaaatattttgcagcaaaatcagaCCTTGGCAAacaccagagaattcacacaggagaaaagccattttcttgttcagaatgtgggaaatgttttacaatgaaaaatGACCTTGGCAAacaccagagaattcacacaggagaaaagccattttcttgttcacaatgcgggaaatgttttacaatgaaaaatGACCTTGTTAAACACCAGCGAACTCAtactggagagaagccgtttgaatgttcacaatgcgggaaatgttttagagagaaATCATATCTCTTgcgacatcaaagaattcacacaggagagaagccattttcttgttcagaatgtgggaaatattttacaatGAAAAATGACCTTGTTAAACACCAGCGAACTCAtactggagagaagccgtttggatgttcacaatgcgggaaatgttttagagagaaATCATATCTCTTgcgacatcaaagaattcacacaggagagaagccattttcttgttcagaatgtgggaaatattttgcagcaaaatcagaCCTTGGCAAacaccagagaattcacacaggagaaaagccattttcttgttcagaatgtgggaaatgttttacaatgaaaaatGACCTTGTTAAACACCAGCGAACTCATACTGTAGAGAAGCCGTTTGGATgttcacaatgcgggaaatgttttagagcGAAATCACATCTCTTgcaacatcaaagaattcacacaggagagaagccattttcttgttcacaatgcgggaaatgttttagagcGAAATCACATCTCTTgcaacatcaaagaattcacacaggagagaagccattttcttgttcacaatgcgggaaatgttttgcaatgaaaaaaaaccttGTTACACACCAGCGAACTCAtactggagagaagccgtttggatgttcagaatgtgggaaatgttttactcgcaaATCATGTTTACTGCAACATCAAAAAACTCACACAGGAGGGAAGACATCTTTTTAA